One Candidatus Cardinium hertigii DNA window includes the following coding sequences:
- a CDS encoding CCA tRNA nucleotidyltransferase codes for MIPIQTNDLLGQLDALDHLSILRRIGEIADSIQLEAYVVGGFVRDVFLQRTGQDIDIVCVGDGMLLAQAVAQHLDNVPVTLFKRFGTAMLTWQGLSIEFVGARKESYTADSRNPAVAAGTLLEDQTRRDFTINTMAVCLNQARYGLLLDPFQGYQDLVDGLIRTPCDPYITFSDDPLRIIRAIRFATQLNFRIGEETWNALVSARNRLAIVAQERIAEELHKIVAAHKPSYGFKLLFEAKVLSRILPELEKLSDKEEIEGYSHKDNFIHTLEVLDNVAHHSSKLWLRWAALFHDIAKPLTKKFDPITGFSFHGHENLGAKMLPYLFRRMRFPTNKEILGYVQKLVRLHLRPIALAQEVTDTAIRRLLYEVGEDLADLFLLCRADITSKNKSKVQQYLANFDRVEARVAEVEQRDQMRNFQPIITGEVIMQAFGLRPSPQVGFIKEAVKEAILEGKIKNSYEEAFRYMLMIGEQYGLQLPKH; via the coding sequence TTGATACCTATACAAACTAATGACCTATTGGGACAGTTAGATGCGTTAGACCATCTATCTATTTTGCGTAGAATAGGCGAAATAGCGGACAGCATTCAGTTAGAAGCCTATGTAGTAGGCGGGTTTGTTCGTGATGTATTCTTACAGCGTACTGGGCAGGATATTGATATCGTTTGCGTTGGGGATGGTATGCTATTGGCGCAAGCAGTAGCGCAACATTTAGACAATGTACCTGTTACCCTATTCAAGCGTTTTGGTACAGCTATGTTAACGTGGCAGGGTTTATCTATTGAGTTTGTAGGGGCAAGGAAGGAATCCTATACAGCTGATTCCCGTAATCCAGCCGTAGCAGCAGGCACGCTCTTAGAAGATCAAACACGTCGGGATTTTACTATTAACACTATGGCGGTCTGTTTAAATCAGGCGCGTTATGGGTTATTGTTAGATCCTTTTCAGGGTTATCAGGATTTAGTAGATGGGTTGATTCGAACACCGTGTGATCCATATATTACCTTTTCGGATGATCCCTTACGTATTATACGTGCGATCCGATTTGCTACGCAGCTTAATTTTAGGATAGGGGAAGAGACATGGAATGCACTGGTTTCTGCGCGCAATCGATTGGCTATTGTTGCTCAAGAACGTATTGCGGAAGAGTTGCATAAAATTGTAGCTGCGCATAAACCTTCTTATGGTTTCAAATTATTATTTGAAGCAAAAGTATTGTCTAGGATACTACCAGAGTTAGAAAAGTTATCAGATAAAGAAGAAATAGAAGGGTATTCTCATAAAGATAATTTTATCCATACGTTAGAAGTGTTAGATAATGTAGCCCATCATTCCTCTAAGTTATGGCTTCGTTGGGCAGCTCTGTTTCATGATATTGCCAAGCCTTTAACCAAAAAATTTGATCCTATAACAGGTTTTTCGTTTCATGGTCATGAAAATTTAGGTGCTAAAATGTTACCTTATCTATTTAGAAGGATGCGTTTTCCTACTAATAAAGAAATACTCGGTTATGTACAAAAATTGGTTCGGTTGCATTTACGTCCAATAGCTTTAGCCCAAGAGGTAACGGATACAGCTATAAGGCGGCTTTTATATGAAGTAGGCGAAGATTTAGCGGACTTATTTTTGTTATGTAGGGCTGATATTACTTCCAAGAATAAATCAAAGGTACAGCAATATTTAGCGAATTTCGATAGAGTAGAAGCAAGGGTAGCAGAAGTGGAGCAACGGGATCAAATGAGAAACTTCCAGCCAATTATTACGGGTGAAGTAATTATGCAGGCCTTTGGGCTAAGACCCTCTCCACAAGTAGGTTTTATTAAGGAGGCCGTTAAGGAAGCTATACTAGAGGGTAAGATTAAGAACAGCTATGAGGAAGCCTTTCGTTATATGTTGATGATTGGGGAACAATATGGATTACAACTGCCGAAGCATTGA
- a CDS encoding protein-L-isoaspartate(D-aspartate) O-methyltransferase, producing the protein MQADNGYTAARLQMVKTQIEARGIRDENVLHAMENVPRHLFVPKALQPYAYTDSPLAIGYGQTISQPYIVAFMTEALRLPPKAKVLEIGTGSGYQAALLSQLSSTVYTIEIIKNLNKKALFKKLGYTNIHTKIDNGYKGWAAAAPFDAIILTAASPHIIASLLHQVNIGGTLLCH; encoded by the coding sequence ATGCAAGCAGATAACGGATACACTGCAGCACGTCTACAAATGGTAAAAACGCAAATAGAGGCAAGAGGCATACGAGATGAAAACGTTTTGCATGCTATGGAAAACGTTCCTAGGCATCTTTTTGTTCCAAAAGCGCTACAACCCTATGCTTATACAGACAGCCCCTTGGCCATAGGTTATGGTCAAACTATTTCTCAGCCTTACATAGTAGCGTTTATGACGGAAGCACTACGCTTACCTCCAAAGGCAAAAGTACTCGAAATAGGAACAGGATCTGGCTACCAAGCAGCCCTATTAAGTCAACTCAGTAGCACTGTATATACGATTGAAATAATAAAAAATCTAAATAAAAAAGCATTATTTAAAAAACTAGGCTACACGAATATCCATACCAAAATAGACAATGGGTACAAGGGATGGGCAGCAGCGGCACCTTTTGATGCCATCATCCTTACGGCCGCTTCCCCACATATAATTGCTAGCCTACTCCATCAAGTAAACATAGGCGGAACGTTGTTATGCCATTAA
- a CDS encoding esterase/lipase family protein codes for MQRNNLLARILSYKFSLICYFTLGTSHCNPNSNKKDIRKVHPSSVKRKEGFAAGVSQCSHEQDKAVQVIVLLHGLDRNSFDFNVMKAVLQQNFPHAVILALTSVNKYTPAKGKSPTTKLPIVEQAELAYEEIKSDFKSRGKDFSTIPKRLVLVGHSQGGLRAFALIRAFGERLSKETAITIERLITIGTPWKGAPVADHLKDPDKVTALLKRFKDDLEQIEPSYSGKLLRHIFKKDIFCYKIPSCAIAYLFRKFSDIAEGDEWPIKALGVGGAADLRPGSSFINGVASALKDIVVPVTAIAGVARGFDEVFLLSSTNAARWKELDQVYAKIIGGDMHCEHDMLLPVSTQHAEGLKKKDFECLKIYGTCHGNKVGIPVKKGVSELSNAQVIQAVVDTITKTFYHEQNALNATCTGR; via the coding sequence ATGCAGCGTAATAACCTATTAGCCCGTATATTATCCTATAAATTTAGTTTAATTTGTTATTTTACCTTAGGTACGAGTCATTGCAATCCCAATTCTAATAAAAAGGATATAAGAAAGGTTCATCCCTCTTCAGTAAAGAGGAAGGAAGGTTTTGCAGCAGGTGTGTCGCAGTGTTCCCATGAGCAAGATAAAGCGGTACAAGTTATTGTACTGTTGCATGGACTAGATAGAAATTCGTTTGATTTTAATGTTATGAAGGCAGTTTTACAGCAAAACTTTCCCCATGCAGTTATATTGGCCTTGACAAGTGTGAATAAGTATACACCTGCTAAAGGGAAGTCTCCTACTACAAAACTGCCGATAGTGGAGCAAGCTGAGTTAGCTTATGAAGAAATTAAATCTGATTTTAAAAGTAGGGGAAAAGATTTTTCTACTATTCCTAAGCGCCTTGTATTGGTAGGACACAGCCAAGGTGGGTTGCGTGCCTTTGCCCTTATTAGGGCATTTGGGGAGCGGTTAAGCAAGGAGACAGCTATAACCATAGAGCGCCTCATAACCATAGGAACCCCATGGAAGGGAGCACCTGTAGCTGATCATCTTAAGGACCCAGATAAGGTCACAGCGCTATTAAAGCGGTTTAAAGATGATTTGGAGCAGATAGAACCAAGTTATAGTGGGAAGTTGCTTAGACATATTTTTAAAAAAGATATTTTCTGTTATAAAATTCCTAGCTGTGCTATAGCCTATTTATTTAGAAAATTTAGCGATATTGCGGAGGGTGATGAATGGCCCATTAAAGCATTAGGGGTAGGGGGGGCTGCAGATCTAAGGCCAGGAAGTAGTTTTATTAATGGTGTGGCTTCAGCTCTTAAGGATATAGTGGTTCCTGTTACTGCTATTGCAGGTGTTGCAAGGGGGTTTGATGAAGTTTTCCTCTTATCGTCTACTAATGCGGCTAGGTGGAAGGAACTTGATCAGGTTTATGCCAAAATAATTGGAGGGGATATGCATTGTGAACACGATATGTTGTTACCTGTTAGTACCCAACATGCAGAAGGATTGAAAAAAAAAGACTTTGAATGTCTTAAAATATATGGAACCTGTCATGGCAATAAGGTAGGGATACCTGTAAAGAAAGGAGTTTCTGAGCTCAGCAATGCGCAAGTGATACAAGCTGTAGTAGATACCATCACAAAGACCTTTTACCATGAGCAAAATGCGTTAAACGCTACCTGTACAGGAAGATAG